Proteins encoded by one window of Flagellimonas lutaonensis:
- a CDS encoding AI-2E family transporter — protein MMLKPIVAFFEKKVRSRILSIFIAYVVAVIPLFGVLFFFFNQSRILFKDLPSVRGRLNEILVSIFDWADKKFDLEAESTSQWISENIIAASDVPIKVIQESLQSTGYVLANIGLVIVITYFMLLYRTAFKNFFLVQLKPKNRKRVIQTLDEIQKLAKRYLIGQGLVIIILGLLIGTGLWLIGVPYPYFWGFLAGFLEIIPYVGTSIGAILPFFYMLMVADNLWQPLGVVVLYIAVQQIEGNIISPNVMGPSIKINPMFIILGLFVGGITWGIAGMILALPVLAISKEIFRSFELTEPLSYLLEDGLTRKKDIFLDRFDDDRHRLFSIFFEERKD, from the coding sequence TTGATGTTAAAACCTATCGTTGCCTTTTTTGAAAAAAAGGTACGTAGTCGGATTTTGTCCATTTTTATTGCCTATGTAGTGGCCGTGATTCCCCTGTTCGGGGTGCTTTTTTTCTTTTTCAATCAATCGCGAATTCTTTTTAAAGACCTTCCTTCGGTACGTGGGCGGCTGAACGAGATCTTGGTCTCAATATTCGATTGGGCCGATAAAAAGTTCGATCTTGAGGCCGAATCGACCTCCCAATGGATTTCCGAAAACATCATTGCCGCCTCTGATGTGCCAATAAAGGTCATTCAGGAAAGCCTGCAATCCACAGGTTATGTTTTGGCGAATATCGGCTTGGTCATCGTCATCACCTATTTTATGTTGTTGTACCGCACGGCATTCAAGAATTTCTTTCTTGTTCAGTTAAAACCGAAGAATCGAAAAAGGGTCATACAGACGTTGGATGAAATTCAAAAGTTGGCCAAACGCTATTTGATCGGACAGGGCCTTGTAATCATTATTTTGGGACTTCTGATCGGCACGGGGTTGTGGTTGATCGGTGTTCCGTACCCTTACTTTTGGGGTTTTCTGGCCGGTTTTTTGGAAATTATTCCCTATGTGGGCACCTCCATCGGGGCAATTCTGCCCTTTTTCTATATGCTGATGGTGGCCGATAATCTATGGCAGCCCCTAGGGGTAGTGGTGCTCTACATTGCCGTTCAGCAGATCGAGGGAAACATCATTTCGCCCAACGTTATGGGCCCAAGCATCAAGATCAATCCGATGTTCATTATTCTTGGGCTGTTTGTCGGGGGAATAACATGGGGCATTGCAGGAATGATCTTGGCCCTGCCCGTTTTGGCCATTTCAAAGGAGATTTTCAGGAGCTTTGAACTCACTGAACCGCTGAGCTATCTATTGGAAGATGGCCTAACTCGAAAAAAGGACATTTTTCTTGACCGATTCGACGATGACAGGCACCGACTTTTCAGCATATTTTTTGAAGAGCGCAAAGACTGA
- a CDS encoding serine hydrolase domain-containing protein — MKDKLTQTELNRIVHRAARKRNIYGAVFYVSTENKGIDIISASRNFETTGNYYIASINKLFVSAIILSLYFNKKLDLKDKILRYLPDKFIHRLHYLNGHDHSKELTVLHLISHTSGLPCYLADKQPDGIRAIKNLEAGIDQRWDTKKVIEVVKTMKPHFPPGKKGKAKYADTNHQILGQIIENITGEPIRSVLTQHFKKLDLTNTYVCDKSVESEYVPIRYESRILDIPAFLSSTGTDIISNAEDQMIFLKAFFNGHFFPKNRIGELKKWNNIFFPFKYGIGLQKFYMPRIFNPFHPLPEIIGHCGSTGSIAFHIPELKAYVTGTVNQQAAPQVAFRTLIKIVNKLR; from the coding sequence GTGAAAGATAAGTTAACCCAGACCGAACTTAATCGAATAGTGCACAGAGCTGCCAGAAAAAGGAACATTTACGGAGCGGTATTCTATGTTTCGACCGAGAATAAAGGGATTGATATTATAAGTGCTTCGAGGAATTTTGAGACAACTGGCAATTACTATATCGCAAGCATCAACAAACTTTTTGTCAGCGCAATCATTTTGAGCTTGTATTTCAATAAAAAATTGGATTTAAAGGATAAGATTTTAAGGTATTTACCCGATAAGTTCATTCATCGACTTCACTATTTAAACGGCCATGATCATTCGAAAGAACTTACGGTATTACATCTGATATCGCATACTTCAGGACTGCCCTGTTATTTGGCGGATAAACAGCCGGATGGAATAAGGGCGATAAAAAATCTCGAAGCCGGAATAGATCAACGATGGGATACCAAAAAGGTTATTGAAGTGGTGAAAACCATGAAACCTCATTTCCCTCCCGGGAAAAAAGGAAAAGCAAAATATGCTGACACCAACCATCAAATTCTGGGTCAAATAATTGAAAATATTACCGGTGAACCAATAAGAAGTGTATTGACCCAACATTTTAAAAAACTTGATTTGACCAATACTTACGTTTGCGATAAATCGGTTGAGAGTGAATATGTGCCCATCAGATATGAATCAAGAATTTTGGATATTCCAGCTTTTCTAAGCTCAACAGGAACTGATATTATTTCGAATGCCGAAGATCAAATGATATTTTTAAAGGCTTTTTTTAATGGACATTTTTTTCCGAAGAACAGAATTGGGGAATTAAAAAAATGGAACAACATATTTTTTCCTTTTAAATATGGAATTGGGCTACAGAAGTTCTACATGCCAAGGATATTCAATCCTTTTCATCCATTGCCTGAAATAATAGGACATTGCGGTTCAACCGGATCAATAGCGTTTCATATACCTGAATTGAAAGCATACGTAACAGGAACCGTTAACCAACAGGCAGCGCCACAAGTGGCTTTTCGAACACTGATCAAAATCGTCAACAAATTGCGATAA
- a CDS encoding STAS/SEC14 domain-containing protein yields MFTIKRELPEDILGVAVSGKVTGADYDRLNPLMEQHKEKYGKIKLLVDIEEFKWPTAKAMWEDLKMGFRYLGTIKAMAVISDKDWIENVSESVGAIIPKLKVKGFETDERSEAIDWLKKF; encoded by the coding sequence ATGTTTACAATAAAGAGAGAACTCCCTGAGGATATTTTGGGAGTGGCAGTATCAGGAAAAGTGACCGGAGCAGATTATGACCGCCTAAATCCGTTAATGGAGCAACACAAGGAAAAATATGGAAAAATAAAGTTGCTCGTCGATATCGAGGAATTCAAATGGCCCACGGCAAAGGCCATGTGGGAAGACCTTAAAATGGGGTTTCGCTATCTGGGCACCATCAAGGCCATGGCCGTTATCAGCGATAAGGATTGGATCGAAAATGTTTCGGAAAGTGTCGGGGCCATAATACCGAAGCTCAAAGTCAAGGGTTTTGAGACCGATGAACGTTCAGAGGCGATCGATTGGCTGAAAAAATTTTAG